From Salvia splendens isolate huo1 chromosome 16, SspV2, whole genome shotgun sequence, a single genomic window includes:
- the LOC121771176 gene encoding uncharacterized protein LOC121771176 isoform X1, which yields MGDHLEIRIEQGFQLNPTPEKLIKGYLIPWVTGQNPIWNGVVEKAIYGDSFPWEIFSDIESLYHSKMEEKGAIKYTIFAFTTLVRARNSKRVSRKAGKGTWDGQTGPMKIEDSNTGFIIGQSKMLTFGNSGKADVGHWIMHEYSLSKELVKKSGRANAADLVVCKITKTVKKDKSDHNTNQGFFNGDYQVQCAQPESYDDGSNYERFAPATSESPAGIGHRDRYDAPAAQPEPNVDGSNHMRLAPDTTESPAAIGYNDRNDAMAAQPESNGESCNLVRFAPETNERFFNGDYQVQCAQPESYGDGSNYERFAPATSEGFSSEYIGNNGDYQVQAAQPESYDDGSNYARFAPDGNEGFSSEYIGNNDDYQFQAAQSQSYDDGSNYARFVPDIYEEFSSEYIGNNGDQVHAVQPESYDDGSYYARFTPDTNEFLLPANEVPFANPGFDPFAQPNIVPTVQQSDERHAPLQPSEDATVSMKRAAEVEDSDMKRQKCDGKEYSDANPDWMTEFEDLFPSDFHQLMEAETMPNPEGSGDGWVPQPMITHGANAFDVSVPTEEQQRI from the exons ATGGGTGATCACTTGGAAATCCGGATCGAGCAGGGATTCCAGCTCAATCCGACCCCGGAGAAGCTGATCAAAGGCTACCTGATTCCGTGGGTAACGGGGCAGAATCCGATATGGAACGGTGTCGTTGAGAAGGCGATCTACGGTGACAGCTTCCCGTGGGAGATTTTCAGCGATATCGAGTCGCTTTACCACTCGAAGATGGAGGAGAAGGGCGCCATCAAGTACACCATCTTCGCCTTCACTACGCTGGTAAGGGCTCGAAATTCCAAGAGGGTTTCAAGAAAGGCCGGGAAGGGCACGTGGGATGGCCAGACTGGCCCCATGAAGATTGAAGACTCCAACACCGGTTTTATCATCGGCCAATCCAAGATGCTCACGTTCGGGAACTCAGGCAAGGCGGACGTCGGCCATTGGATTATGCATGAATATTCTCTTAGTAAGGAGTTGGTTAAGAAGAGCGGCCGAGCAAACGCCGCCGATCTTGTCGTATGTAAGATCACTAAAACTGTCAAGAAGGACAAATCcgatcacaacacaaatcag GGATTTTTTAACGGAGATTATCAAGTCCAATGTGCGCAACCAGAATCGTACGACGATGGTTCAAATTATGAAAGATTCGCACCGGCCACAAGtgag TCACCCGCGGGGATCGGTCACCGTGACCGTTATGATGCTCCTGCTGCGCAACCAGAGCCGAATGTTGACGGTTCGAATCATATGAGACTTGCGCCGGACACAACTGAG TCACCGGCGGCGATTGGTTACAATGACCGTAATGATGCAATGGCTGCGCAACCAGAGTCGAATGGCGAGAGTTGCAATCTTGTGAGATTCGCGCCGGAAACAAATGag AGATTTTTTAACGGTGATTATCAAGTCCAATGTGCGCAACCAGAATCGTACGGCGATGGTTCAAATTATGAAAGATTTGCGCCGGCCACAAGTGAG GGATTTTCATCGGAATATATAGGCAACAACGGCGATTATCAAGTCCAGGCTGCGCAACCAGAATCGTATGACGATGGTTCAAATTATGCAAGATTTGCGCCAGACGGAAATGAG GGATTTTCATCGGAATACATAGGCAACAACGACGATTATCAATTCCAGGCTGCGCAATCACAATCGTATGACGATGGTTCAAACTATGCAAGATTTGTGCCGGACATATATGAg GAATTTTCGTCGGAATATATAGGCAACAACGGCGATCAAGTCCATGCCGTGCAACCAGAATCGTATGACGATGGTTCATATTATGCGAGATTTACACCGGACACAAACGAG TTTTTGTTACCAGCAAATGAAGTTCCATTTGCAAATCCCGGTTTTGATCCGTTTGCGCAACCCAATATTGTTCCGACTGTGCAACAATCCGATGAGAGACATGCGCCGCTGCAACCGTCGGAGGACGCAACTGTATCAATGAAGAGGGCGGCGGAGGTCGAAGATTCAGATATGAAAAGACAGAAATGCGACGGCAAAGAATACTCAGATGCTAATCCTGACTGGATGACGGAATTTGAAGATTTGTTCCCTTCAGATTTTCACCAACTAATGGAGGCAGAGACGATG ccAAATCCTGAAGGTTCCGGTGATGGATGGGTTCCGCAACCGATGATCACACATGGGGCGAATGCATTTGATGTCTCGGTTCCGACCGAAGAACAACAAagaatttaa
- the LOC121771238 gene encoding protein DEEPER ROOTING 1-like isoform X2 has translation MKFFNWMQSKFNGDKRPNSVTNHKMKEPPKEEFSDWPHGLLTIGTFGNTAPTDSKEEIQAAEEQCSSPDLSEFTVEEVGKLQKELKKLLTRKPAAEEQPADLPLDRFLNCPSSLEVDRTNSNRFSTYSDDKDEEEIDRTIRIILGRCKDVCDKKKKKKKNKTIGKKSLAFLVKKVFACRSGFVPAPSIRDTLQESRMEKLMRIMLTKKMNSQKPSRMASKRCIEDYRAKSEADEDQESRYEGGELLC, from the exons ATGAAG TTCTTCAACTGGATGCAGAGCAAGTTCAATGGAGATAAGAGACCTAATTCTGTTACAA ATCACAAAATGAAAGAGCCACCAAAGGAAGAGTTCAGCGACTGGCCCCACGGCCTACTCACCATCGGGACTTTTGGAAACACAGCCCCAACAGACAGCAAGGAAGAAATCCAAGCAGCAGAGGAGCAATGCTCATCTCCTGATCTTTCAGAATTCACAGTTGAGGAAGTAGGGAAGCTGCAAAAGGAGCTAAAGAAGCTCCTAACGCGAAAGCCAGCTGCTGAGGAGCAGCCGGCTGATCTTCCATTGGACAGATTCCTCAACTGCCCTTCCAGTTTGGAAGTGGACAGGACTAATTCAAACAGGTTCAGCACGTACTCAGACGACAAAGATGAGGAGGAGATTGATCGGACGATCAGGATCATCCTAGGAAGATGCAAAGATGTGTGtgataagaagaagaagaagaagaagaataagacaATTGGGAAGAAGTCCTTAGCCTTCCTTGTCAAGAAAGTATTTGCTTGCAGAAGTGGCTTTGTCCCGGCTCCTAGCATTCGAGACACTCTTCAAGAATCAAGAATGGAAAAG CTTATGAGGATAATGCTGACCAAGAAAATGAACTCTCAAAAACCTTCAAGAATGGCATCAAAGAGATGCATAGAGGATTACAGGGCTAAATCTGAGGCAGACGAAGATCAAGAATCGCGCTATGAAGGTGGAGAG TTATTGTGCTAG
- the LOC121771176 gene encoding uncharacterized protein LOC121771176 isoform X2, whose amino-acid sequence MGDHLEIRIEQGFQLNPTPEKLIKGYLIPWVTGQNPIWNGVVEKAIYGDSFPWEIFSDIESLYHSKMEEKGAIKYTIFAFTTLVRARNSKRVSRKAGKGTWDGQTGPMKIEDSNTGFIIGQSKMLTFGNSGKADVGHWIMHEYSLSKELVKKSGRANAADLVVCKITKTVKKDKSDHNTNQGFFNGDYQVQCAQPESYDDGSNYERFAPATSEGFSSEYIGNNGDYQVQAAQPESYDDGSNYARFAPDGNEGFSSEYIGNNDDYQFQAAQSQSYDDGSNYARFVPDIYEEFSSEYIGNNGDQVHAVQPESYDDGSYYARFTPDTNEFLLPANEVPFANPGFDPFAQPNIVPTVQQSDERHAPLQPSEDATVSMKRAAEVEDSDMKRQKCDGKEYSDANPDWMTEFEDLFPSDFHQLMEAETMPNPEGSGDGWVPQPMITHGANAFDVSVPTEEQQRI is encoded by the exons ATGGGTGATCACTTGGAAATCCGGATCGAGCAGGGATTCCAGCTCAATCCGACCCCGGAGAAGCTGATCAAAGGCTACCTGATTCCGTGGGTAACGGGGCAGAATCCGATATGGAACGGTGTCGTTGAGAAGGCGATCTACGGTGACAGCTTCCCGTGGGAGATTTTCAGCGATATCGAGTCGCTTTACCACTCGAAGATGGAGGAGAAGGGCGCCATCAAGTACACCATCTTCGCCTTCACTACGCTGGTAAGGGCTCGAAATTCCAAGAGGGTTTCAAGAAAGGCCGGGAAGGGCACGTGGGATGGCCAGACTGGCCCCATGAAGATTGAAGACTCCAACACCGGTTTTATCATCGGCCAATCCAAGATGCTCACGTTCGGGAACTCAGGCAAGGCGGACGTCGGCCATTGGATTATGCATGAATATTCTCTTAGTAAGGAGTTGGTTAAGAAGAGCGGCCGAGCAAACGCCGCCGATCTTGTCGTATGTAAGATCACTAAAACTGTCAAGAAGGACAAATCcgatcacaacacaaatcag GGATTTTTTAACGGAGATTATCAAGTCCAATGTGCGCAACCAGAATCGTACGACGATGGTTCAAATTATGAAAGATTCGCACCGGCCACAAGtgag GGATTTTCATCGGAATATATAGGCAACAACGGCGATTATCAAGTCCAGGCTGCGCAACCAGAATCGTATGACGATGGTTCAAATTATGCAAGATTTGCGCCAGACGGAAATGAG GGATTTTCATCGGAATACATAGGCAACAACGACGATTATCAATTCCAGGCTGCGCAATCACAATCGTATGACGATGGTTCAAACTATGCAAGATTTGTGCCGGACATATATGAg GAATTTTCGTCGGAATATATAGGCAACAACGGCGATCAAGTCCATGCCGTGCAACCAGAATCGTATGACGATGGTTCATATTATGCGAGATTTACACCGGACACAAACGAG TTTTTGTTACCAGCAAATGAAGTTCCATTTGCAAATCCCGGTTTTGATCCGTTTGCGCAACCCAATATTGTTCCGACTGTGCAACAATCCGATGAGAGACATGCGCCGCTGCAACCGTCGGAGGACGCAACTGTATCAATGAAGAGGGCGGCGGAGGTCGAAGATTCAGATATGAAAAGACAGAAATGCGACGGCAAAGAATACTCAGATGCTAATCCTGACTGGATGACGGAATTTGAAGATTTGTTCCCTTCAGATTTTCACCAACTAATGGAGGCAGAGACGATG ccAAATCCTGAAGGTTCCGGTGATGGATGGGTTCCGCAACCGATGATCACACATGGGGCGAATGCATTTGATGTCTCGGTTCCGACCGAAGAACAACAAagaatttaa
- the LOC121771238 gene encoding protein DEEPER ROOTING 1-like isoform X1 produces MKFFNWMQSKFNGDKRPNSVTNHKMKEPPKEEFSDWPHGLLTIGTFGNTAPTDSKEEIQAAEEQCSSPDLSEFTVEEVGKLQKELKKLLTRKPAAEEQPADLPLDRFLNCPSSLEVDRTNSNRFSTYSDDKDEEEIDRTIRIILGRCKDVCDKKKKKKKNKTIGKKSLAFLVKKVFACRSGFVPAPSIRDTLQESRMEKLMRIMLTKKMNSQKPSRMASKRCIEDYRAKSEADEDQESRYEGGEVSSKWDKTDSDFIVLEI; encoded by the exons ATGAAG TTCTTCAACTGGATGCAGAGCAAGTTCAATGGAGATAAGAGACCTAATTCTGTTACAA ATCACAAAATGAAAGAGCCACCAAAGGAAGAGTTCAGCGACTGGCCCCACGGCCTACTCACCATCGGGACTTTTGGAAACACAGCCCCAACAGACAGCAAGGAAGAAATCCAAGCAGCAGAGGAGCAATGCTCATCTCCTGATCTTTCAGAATTCACAGTTGAGGAAGTAGGGAAGCTGCAAAAGGAGCTAAAGAAGCTCCTAACGCGAAAGCCAGCTGCTGAGGAGCAGCCGGCTGATCTTCCATTGGACAGATTCCTCAACTGCCCTTCCAGTTTGGAAGTGGACAGGACTAATTCAAACAGGTTCAGCACGTACTCAGACGACAAAGATGAGGAGGAGATTGATCGGACGATCAGGATCATCCTAGGAAGATGCAAAGATGTGTGtgataagaagaagaagaagaagaagaataagacaATTGGGAAGAAGTCCTTAGCCTTCCTTGTCAAGAAAGTATTTGCTTGCAGAAGTGGCTTTGTCCCGGCTCCTAGCATTCGAGACACTCTTCAAGAATCAAGAATGGAAAAG CTTATGAGGATAATGCTGACCAAGAAAATGAACTCTCAAAAACCTTCAAGAATGGCATCAAAGAGATGCATAGAGGATTACAGGGCTAAATCTGAGGCAGACGAAGATCAAGAATCGCGCTATGAAGGTGGAGAGGTATCATCTAAATGGGACAAGACTGATTCTGATT TTATTGTGCTAGAGATTTAA